The DNA segment GACTCCATTGGAGAAAACACGGGTATGCCAGATGCAACGGTCAAACGAGTCGCAGTTCACACATGCCCGAGAGTTCCCTTTAATGCTGCAATCAAGCGAGGCACAAGCTAGCACGAACCAGTGCACGGACCATGATTCGGCAGAGCAACCTCGCAGCCTTCTGAATAGTGAGATGCAACCTTGGGCACAGGTGTTACATTTCACCCCACACAGGCAAGACGTAAGCCCATACATGCGTCATCAAGGAATACGCTATTCACCTTGCAGCCTCAAGCTCAAAACCAAAGGACAAACCAAGAAGATTCGGTGAACTTAATCTAAATggcaatggaaatggaccgccttcaagtcaatcccgatttatggcgaccctatgaatagggttttcatggtaagcgatattcagagggggttttaccattgccttcgtctgaggctgagaggcagtgactggcccaaggtcacccagtgagcttcacggctgtgtggggattcgaaccctggtctctcaggtagtagtccagcactgacctgggggaggggcagggaggggaggagattgggtgggtgggcactgggcagaggggaagcccctttcctttccaaaatgaaaacattgtgcacagtatcattgcttttcagggtttcccccagctttttattctacagcaggcacatgtagcctcccacccaaatttaaaccaaagctgtccctggccacatccacaccaggcctttatttcactttggacagccgtggcttctctcaaagaatcctgggaagtgtagttagtgaagggtgctgagagttgctgtcacagtccaactctctaaccccTATACCACACTTTCTCTCATACTCAAGCTGGGGTTACATTTTTTTACACCTCCTGTGAGATCAAATTACACCCACCCCTATCACAGCAGTACAGGACTGAGGTCAAGGGGCAAACCAATGGCCCTCCCAAATCCTACATTATAGACTGGggaagcagggagggaggaggaaaaggaggttcAACAACATATGTATTTGTTTCCCAAACAAATGAATGCATATTTTACAGTAAAATCAGTGGTAAGgaacctttttgtttttttcttcagaCCAAGGGctgaatttcaattcagttcagtttcagAAAAATTCATTATCCTTCTGGGCATTCTTTGGAGGGGCATGTCCCAGTGGCTGGCAGGGcccaaagtaggcagagcaagtAATGTGGACTTTACCTTCGTAACTCTCTCcctgtcctccacccaggcaggCAAGAGGTATCGCCAGAGTTCACGTGCCAACCAGGCAAGTacccttgggggagggggtgtgtgaAGCAGGAGCAGTGTGGCCTGTGGCTTGGGAGAGTtccaagagccagacagagaggccgggagggccacatttgcctcccaggcctgaggttctccaccgtGGGTTTAGATGGTTTTATAAGGGGATCAGACAAAGACGCGGTCCATAGGTCTACCAGCTGCTATGAGTTATGGTCTCAGTGGGCCGTCTCCCTTTCTTTTTCCCAGATGCCTTTTTCACTGGGCTTTGAGAGGCTGGTGGCTTAAGTAGTTTTCATTGTGTTTTTAAGTATGTTATTTATGTAATGAGCGAAaattattttaatgcattttttaattgtgtattaTGTTTTTTCATactcttttattttttgtatacCATCCTGTGACCATTTTGGGGGAAGGGCAGCATCAAACTATCttcataaaatataaataaataaatactcagggGACAGTGCTCATGAGGCAAATTTGCAAAAAGCATGCATTGTGGctgaccactgttggaaacaggatgctaagCTAGACTATTGGTCTTCAATGGGTGGGTTGGGTCAAGTGGGTCAAGACTGCATCACAGCCTGACCCATGCTATTTGCACCAGCAAAATTACCACTGTAATGGCCCAGTCCAAATATTGGCTTAAATTGTGTATAAAATAGTGTTGAAATAGCTTCTATTTGCTTAGCTTATAGCTCACTAAGATGTAAAGAGCAAAAaagttctccttttaaaaatgggcttcTGGTCCTCCCTTCTGAATAAAGCAATGTTTTGTTATGAGGCAAAGTACAAAGTGATAAGATGTCTGGGCAGGCAGCCAAAGTATTCTCTCTTATATCAACAAAGAAGCTTCTTATGTAGTGTGACTGACATCTGCAGACAGGGCAAGCAGACTTTCCAGGGAGTCTGAAGGCACTAAGGTAAACCAGTTGTTGATACGAGTCATAGAGAAGATGTGAGGAAGCGAAACAGACATACAGCAGCCGATAGGACCATGGGAAAGCGTCCCCTTTTggatacaaaaatatataaaaggcCAGGCTTTACGGCACTCATGACCCTTCACTCTGGCTGGAGCGAGGGTCAAAGCGaatgcaggagaaccatccatctattccatccatgacagcTGATGGGTGATATATCACGACacgtatttccatgtacttttagCAAGTGTACATGCATTTCAGCATGCGttttcaaattgctttttaaaaatgtgtttttaaatgtatgtatttgtttttaatgtttttaattgttgtaaaccgcccagagagctttggctatgaggcagtatacaaatgcaataaataaataaataacgggaCTTAGAGCTTAACGCAGTCTTTCGTCTGTTGTAACctattttaactaagatgtgccttcaaagtcttatCCTTTGATGTTAAATCGATATCCAGCaattcctttcctgctgatatatattcctattttctgtttctgcattgTTGGCTAAGGCCACcgagaatgcattttattagtggTAGCGTGGAAGATACGAATAAATAGCTTAGATTATAAagattattctgctgtctgaagtctcactcccaaatagaaaatttctggtacatcccaagactcaagaatcctTGAGTCGGGTCTCCTCTATCATTCACCTATCATcggatgactgctgttgatagcCTGTGAGCTTCAGTAAACTAACGTTCCACATAGAAAGACTCCGAGTGGATGTGgatgaagggagaaagcaagaacccttgaccctgtgcaCAAGAAGAGGGCCAACCTTGCCAGTAACACTACAACGCAAACATATTAAGAAGCAAGTCCCTAAAGGATGCTTAGGCTGAAGACCACTGCAGATGAAACTTAGTCCCCCTTCAGTTTGGtgcttttttgcaggtgtatttggcaatatttatttatttattacatttataccccgcttttcttttcctgatagaaaccaaagcggcttacatatggttcctaggcggtctgccatctaggcactgaccagacctgaccctgcttagcttcagcaggatgctggcctcatgtgccttcagaccacagcctgggacatatttgatgcaataatagtgtacTATTGgcagatttatactggaccatccacacatcattccacttcattagttgttctgtgatgcttcccagtGTTACTGCATCACTGCAATCTGGAGTGGCCCGCTTGTGCTATagtacaacaaaagtgggacaagaaATAactgtggtatgaaaagttacagcatTTCAGGAGGAATCTATGGGCCATGGATTGAAACAAACACAGCGTGTCCTCCCCAAAACATTTGTAGACTCAAACAGTATTGATAGCACGATCAGGTGCAACCGCTGTGAtaccatcatgaatgcacaataagaaGGATAACTGGAGGGGCCCCTACCCTGATCCAGCAATGAGCATCTTATACTCTCCCAGTTAATTCCAACTGCAGCATTTGCCAACTGTAGAATGGAAACTGGGAATTTTggagttaagctatggaattcgctcccacaggaagcaGCGATGGCCCACAGGGCCACGGAGGGACCTTTGCAGCCTCTTCCCAGTACCTCAGCAGCATTACCTTGAGGCCATCCCAGGAAGAACAAGCACCAGATGCAGGCTATTGTGCAGATGATCAGCCCAAGGACCAAGAGAACACGATCTGTCAGGCGAGCGCTCAGGCAGCGCACCAGGAAGAAGCCACCAATGACCTGAAGGAGTAGaggacaagaaaaaaaaaagagcatgACTTGGAGCATCGTGAGGGTCTCACAGGACCAGTACAGTAACTGGCCCAGGACATTAACGGTGTAATCCTATCtacatctgctcagaagtaaaccctgCTGAGTTCAATCAGACTTAGAGCTCATCCAGACAaccgcaaaatgtgtgacatgcgcgCTATGTGtgtattatttttcggtcgtccaaatgacgtcgcgcggtgttacgcattttcgcaggttaaatccgctccttccaataccagcaaaaatgcgatttgctgtttgaaatcgggaatctcGCTGTGCCACAAAAAAAGCGTTTTTTCCAATAGGAAACAGCGGTGGGGGGGAggtaaagtgaggactatcagctgacaacccgaataggaaacagtggattatcccgctccgtttggataagcccttactctcaggtaagaatgtttagtattgtttttaaaaatcatattttaTACATTGTTTAATTATCTTCCTGAGAAGAAAACCTGGATAATATCACAACGCTCTGGTGCTGGAGGAGAAGAATGCGGCTTTACCTAAACTAGCAGACTGCATGGACAAGGACACAGGAAGCCGCCTTACGACAGGCCAGATTATTCTGTCCATCTACCACAGGAGTAGGGAACTTTTTATGGCCTGGTGAGCCAGATCCTCACTGCCCCAACCCTGGTGGGTAaactttgataggtgggcaggACCACCCACATGTCAATCGCCTGGCGTCCGCTTGTCATCAAGAGATTGGCACCCATCAATACAAAGGTTGTGGCTGTAAtaatcccccactcagccataaagcttgctgggtgaccttgggcgagccacattctctcatggcctagcctacctcacagagttgttgtgaggataaaatggagagggagaagaacaatgagctccttagaggaaaggtgggatacaagcgGTAATAAATAAACCACCAATCAGCTGGTACAAAGAGCACCTCTGAGGTCCATTTGGAGGAAGCTGTTTGAATCTACTTCCTCTgcagaggaaaaagaaaatactcCATTTGGAGGAAGCCGACCCTCTTGGCTACAGCTGACCCTAGCAGGGCGCTCCGATCAGTACCGACAGAACCCCACATGCAAAGGAACAGCCAGGAGCTCATGTTAGCTTTGATTTAGTCCTTTTTAGGCATATGCACACCTGCTCCACATCTGAAGTCACACAAGATAGGAGTGTAGGGCAAGTGGGTGTGGCTTGTGGGGGACAACCTCTTGGGCTAGACTGGGCCCCCTGTATTAGAATACTAGATACTTGCCTGCCTCTCTAGTATGGCTAGTCAGATGGCAAATCAGGGCTggagatttacacacacacacacagccccagtgtgtgtgtgtgtgtgcgtgcgtgcgtgcgtgcgtgcgcgcacacacttGCTATGAGAAGTGAAGCCTTTCTCAAAACCTTTTCATTCTTAATAACTGTTGGTAACCAAGGTCAAATTTTAAAGGGGGGAAGAAGGTACACAGAGGTAACAACCTTTCACGTGTACCTCGATTACTGGTCTGAGGGTTGTATCTGTCACAGGGTTTCGCACTCACCTCCACACCACACAGGAAATACATGATGCTGTTCTCCAGTTCCCCAAAGTTTAAGTATCGCTGTGTGATTGGCGTCACCATGGTCTAAACAAGAAAACAAACAGGAGTATCCACTAGCCTGTTCACCTCGTTCTGGGGGCGTGGGGGGATAGCTAGTCCTCTCCAAGCAGCCATTTCCTCTGGCTGCAACGCTCGACCACCCTGCTTTCGAATCGACACCATTTCAATAGCTTATTCTAACGCTGAATAAGGGAGGCATGAAAGATGGCAGGGTGGCACTGACtcacactagggatgtgctagtaGTCTACTATTTGGAATTTGTACCAAATTTCCCATTAGTTTGCTTATTCGCTATTGTTGCGGATTGGATTTTCATGTAGCATTTTCCACGGCTACTTtcagaaattgtttttttttttaaaaaaaatccatgtctaAAGCATTGATATTATTACTGGTATTTATATCAATGTTTCTTTCCATTTATCTGATTTTTAAGTAGCGATTTTCTGCAGCTGTTgtcagccaatggatcccatccctaactcGCACCTAGCCCAAAATGGATAATTCCGTTTGTTACCCCCTGCTCTAATAatggaaagaaagagaaagacccAAACATTTGGAGGGGCAGGACAGAAAATCTAGCACATCTGGTTGCCAGTtcctttctgggcccaattcaaagtgctcacatTTGTGTTTAAAGATGTGAATAACTTAGGCCCCAGATGCCCAGAAGACCACCTTCACCTCAACGGGCCTTCTCGGGGGCTGAGATCTGTAGCGAGGGTGTGCAGAACGGCTCCcgcaagaaggctttctttgtggcagcccctaaatggtgcaactccctccccacagaggtgagcCCAGCATCTTCATAGTACAACTTTTGTAACCCAACCTGGGACCTTGGGGTGCAGAGCAGGTAAGAAATAATaaacagtgcttttttgtgatggtactcatagCGCTTTTATCAAGGTTTGAGTActgtcaacaacaacaaagtactgATAATGATAGTTTGCACTTCCAGATGTAATAAGCGGCACAACTATCAGCCGAGGAACAGAGAGGAAAAATATATCTATGACATATGCACAAGATACCTGAGGCACGTTCAAGCATTCACCTGAACATGTAGCCGCTCAAAGCGTCACCTACCTCTAGTGCTGTTTGATTGAAGAGCGTAATAAACTGGGCTGTGAGCAGAACCACTACCTCCTCCCTCAGGTATTCTGCAATGACAGATGTTGTTGAGGGGGAGGATGGAAGGCGCTGCTTACCCCACAGGAGAGCCAAGGCAGCACATAATGCAGCATTAACCTGCACTCTGACCCTGCCTCCCATTTTGTCATCTCCTTGGAGAATGTTCAGCCCTCACCTCAGGCCCTCTCCCATCATGAGAGCTAATACTTTCCCACAAGAACTGAACACTGTTTTTTTTTATGAATTAAGGTGTGACCAAACACAGGAACCACCTAAGCTTGCAGAGAAAAAGATCTGCTTTAACTCTGGCCCCTCACCAAGCGTTCTTCCTGCCGGGCTTTTGATCAGGGGTGGAGGACCTCAGgacaggggccaaatgtggccctccagacctctctgtgtggccctccagacctctctgtgtggccctccagacctctctgtgtggccctccagacctctctgtgtggccctccagacctctctgtgtggccctccagacctctctgtgtggccctccagacctctctgtgtggccctccagacctctctgtgtggccctggggactctctccaggccacaccctccccCCCATTCATTACCagacctgcttcacaccctcctcgaatgtttttgcctgggtggGATTGGTATCTGCCTTTGATATGAACTTATTTTAACGTATAGGctattgttttaaactgcttgtatgtttttaattggtttttttaaaaaaattgtttttatatatgccaatattttaatctggttttatatatgttattatatCATAAATTGCTTCAGAATGCCCCAGGGGAAGCAATTCACTGATGATaataagtcatagaatcatagaacagtagagttggaaggggcctataaggccatcgagtccaaccccctgctcaatgcaggaatccaaatgaaagcattcccgacagatggctatccagctgcctcttgaaggcctccagtgtcagcccactacctctctaggtcattggttccattgtcatatggctctaacagttaggaagtttttcctgatgtccagtcaaaatctggcttcctgcaacttgagcccattattttgtgtcctgcactctgggacgatcgagaagagatcccggccctcctctgtgtgacaacctttcatgtacttgaagagtgctatcgtatctcccctcattcttctcttctccaggctaaacatgcccagttctttcagtctctcctcacagggctttgtttccagtcccctgatcatccttgttgccctcctctgaacctattccagttccTTGAACTGCTGTAGTTACTCTCGTTTGACTGGGTAGAGGATAGCGAGGGGCGTGTAGGAGTGAGCCCTAAGCttggtgaccttcggccagtcaactgtctctcagcttaacctacctcacagggttgttgtgagaataataaggaaattgggggtgggggaaccatgtacaccaccttgagctccttggaggaaaggtgggatacaagtgTAAAAAATGAATAATAAGGTTCACATTCATCGCTCTGCCCACTTTGCCTctagccccgcccaccactgacagccccccccccacctaATATTGCCCAGAAGTGAATGCAGCCGTAAGGCTGAAAAAAGCTCTCCACCCCTCCTTCTAATGGTCAGATGCCTGCCATGGAAGACAGCTCACCTCTCATGGAGCTGAAATCATGGAAGGGGCTCTTTTCCAACTCTTTGGTTACTTCCTCATCAGCCAAGTGCCCATTAGGCACATACCGGCACTCATTGCCTGCTGCAGGCTCCCGCTGCGCCACAGACATGCTGCCATAGCTGCCGCTCTCTGCTGCTTCCTCATGGCCGTCCTCATGCCGCATCAGAGGCTCTTGCTCCTCCTCTTCCAGAACATCCCGCGGGGCTGTCGGCACAGCCCTCACGGAGCGCACCGATGGCGGCAGCGGCAGGTCGTAGTACATCGTCACAACAATAATCTGAAGCAGAAGCCACACCAGGCACATGAAGAGCTGCAGGCAAGAGACAAGCCTCAGCATGGGTGCATAATCCAGAGCTAGAAGCAGATGAAAGCAAGGGAGGAGAAGGCCCTGACAGTAGGGAGCTTTTGAGTCTTCTCCTCTATGCACACATACTATATGCAACACAGGACATCACGCAAcattgtttattatttgttttagttAAGTTCAAGCATGCACAGAAGAATGCATGGATGAGCATTTGATGGCAGAGACTGAACTGAGGTCAACATCAAAGATGCTTCCACACCGAAGTTTATTGTGGGCTCTCTGCTGCTCATACATGAAGGTTTTGCACAGTGTCCACATACCATTgttctcatcaaaatgccatcccatattaAGGATGTGGGTGGATTCCGACAAAagcagaaacaggagcagaaattgccaatgtttgcttatttgttggAGGTCCAGAAAGGAAATCAGTCTGATGAATATGATTAGTATTTGCTCTTTTTGTTGCTTTCGGCTGGCAAACAATACACATTTGAttacatcccccccccatttacacTGCATTTCCTTTGCAGTGAAATTAGTAGGGTAGAATaacttaatttacataatttctGTAATTATGTAAGCTACGTAATTTTatcacagcagacagtgagatgaaCACCACAGTTTTCAGCAGAAGACgatctgcagcagaacagaaacaatgCTGCATGCGACAAATGCAGGGCGGGACAGAAAACAGTGCCATCTTATATCGCTATCCCATATTCCCTCATCCCCATTTAATCGAGATTTACTGCTTCTGTTGGGAAGGGGGTGTGTTTAACTGATTGGATTTTCCGCAAAAACAGTAACTCTCAATTGGATCGAGGAGAGGGAATATAGgatgtcacagagctacaattcccagaagggtttaacaaacaatccctcttcccaggaaacacatggaattgtagccctgtacagggaatagggagtctcctaaccaTTCTTAGCACCctaagcaaactacagttccaaggattctttgaaggaagccatgactatttccagtggtatgattccactttaaatggatagtgcagatggggctataGTGAAGGAGGGAGTGTGAAAAAGACATCATTTACAGCTCCTCACAATACATGAACAAGAATTGCTGGCTCATGTTTAATATGCtcttaaggatgtttttgttttaatatattttaaagtctgtttggttgatgatggtttaaagtgtttttagtgcttttgtttgctgccctgggctcctactaggaggaaggaagggataaaaatttaattaataaataaatatataaacaaactacCATCTTTAGTTATTCTTGAGCTTTCCTCAGTAAAGGCATGCCCCAGTGGGTTTTTATCTCATTTAATCCagcacaacaaccctatgaagtaggcTGAACAAGAACGTGATGGCAGCCTTCCAGCAATTTCAACCTGTAGCTCTCATATGCGCACACGTAAGAACAGTCAAGACATAGTACTACACCTTCCCCACCTCTGGAGCCCAATTATCTTGAGATCTTTCTAATCAAAACAGTCAGACTAAACACACAGCAAAATTAGGTGGGAATAAGATGGTAAATGGAGCACAATACAATTACTTCCagcgtggggaacctttagccttccagaggttgctgtactataactcccattatccctggtcattggctatgcctcctggggctgacgggagttgtagttcagcaacatctggaggaccaaaggcttTCTGCACCTGATTTAAATGATCCCCCACAAACAGAACTTCATACTCACAGAAGTCTAGTGCACCAGGGACAAGAGTTCTAACCGTTTACTGATTCTGCTGGTCCATTCTTCAGAGGAACTTCTTTTCATGTGTGGTATTTccctcccatacacacacacccctgcaatcTGAAGGGATGCAGTCTACCCAACCACATGTGTAGACCAGCCTTGTGAAGTCACAGGGAGGAATGCCAGATTGCATTACACAGTCCCTAACAAACTGCCGTTACTCACCCCAGGTGATGTAAACTTGTTGACCACGAAGGGCCCCACCTGGAAGTCACAGAGGCGCAGGAAGAGGTTACAGGCTGGCCCTGGGAGCAAACATGGCAAGTCAGACATCTGAAGGCAGTGCTTAAGTGAGAGCTCATCAGTGCACCAGACTCCACTCACACCAAGAGATGTCCCCCAAAGGGGCTCTGCCTCATGTGTTTCATTAAGATATTTAAaaatcagtggcggctggtggttccatgtcagtggaatctcctccaggttttagtccaagcttcCAAGAAAGGAATTTTATcacttggaagttcagactaaagcctggagcggactccactgccccacagaTGTGGAGTCATCTTCTATGGCCAAGGAATCCCAAGTTCTAGTTATCAATTTAGAAACGAAGAACTTTGCCTTCAAATGGATAGTTCaagagtagccaacatggcattttctagatgatgctggactacaacccccatcatccctgaccactggccatgctggccaggactgatgggagttggagtccaacgacacTGAGAGGGGCCCATGTTGGCTACCGCTGGAGATAATCCTCTCAACACACCCCAAGAATTTGGAAATTGAAAGTGTGAGTTTTTACATGTATGGACCTCAAGAGCTTTCCACATTTTGCTGCTCGAGGCAAAGGATATGATGCCCCCGCCATTCCACATACcaaagggccgtggctcagtggcagagcatctgctttgaatgcaaaatGCATCCTGTGACCAGGCTACAGAAACCCTTGAGACAAGCATGCAGCACACAAGGATATATGGAATGATTTTAGAGTCCACTCAGGGTAGGGGGGCAGAGAAATTGGCCTTACCAATGAGCAGCCCGACCTGCCGGCATGCCATGACAGCTGCGAACACCGTGGCACGCTCCTGAAAACTGGTTGAGCGGGTGAGGTAgccaaagatggatgcccctgctCCGGTCCCCACACCTGCAAGGGGAGGTCCAAGGATAGAGGAGCATCCTGATCcaactgttttaattgctttttagctgtttaattgctttttaataggtaTGACCTATTGTATAGTTTTAAAtatggatgtttttaatgttttggcaGAATTGGTTTAttggttttaattatgtatttattttatcattgattttatgcttgcaaactgcttagaagccatttatGACATGaaagcaatatatatattaaataataatatggactgccttcaagttaatcccgacttatggcgaccttatgaatagggttttcatggtaagcggtattcagagggggtttaccattgccttcctctgaggctgagaggcagtgactggcccaaggtcacccagtgagcttcatggctgtgtggggattccaatcctggtctcccagctcatagtccaacactctatgtcacactggctctctaaataataataataggatgaCAAATCCATCACTATAGTCCGGGGCGGGGGAACCACTTTGGGCCAGAGGGCCGGATTCAAACGAGGCCAGCCTTCTGAGCGCCACATTCCAGTGGGGGCACAGGGCCaacaaaaaagcaaaagaaaatttgaaataaattaaaataaaacaaataaagaaaaaataaagactATACTATTCCCTCCATCACAacgaagcaaaataaaaataaaatctgttcacactgaaaacaattgttttaaaaaagtcacatacacacacacatacacacacacacacagtccttcAAGTATGATCCTCCAAGACCCaaccagaggtgtagttgtccggggtctcggggggtcttagtccccttacttttttgggagcagggtcccaatctctccagcatcctacaagccagtcagcatcaaaggggagtgtgttagccactgagaagagttatctaacatgcttcttgtcctttcctgatgattggagtcaatcag comes from the Rhineura floridana isolate rRhiFlo1 chromosome 7, rRhiFlo1.hap2, whole genome shotgun sequence genome and includes:
- the LOC133389550 gene encoding major facilitator superfamily domain-containing protein 8-like; protein product: MDYQRKKKWTNFTIGLLFLSGGIEYAVILPTIWAYLQTLDAEPYFLGLAISAFSFAGLITGPFFGYWSDRTHQTKTIILFANLFQIAGNFMYFVGSSKWILLSSRLVAGVGTGAGASIFGYLTRSTSFQERATVFAAVMACRQVGLLIGPACNLFLRLCDFQVGPFVVNKFTSPGLFMCLVWLLLQIIVVTMYYDLPLPPSVRSVRAVPTAPRDVLEEEEQEPLMRHEDGHEEAAESGSYGSMSVAQREPAAGNECRYVPNGHLADEEVTKELEKSPFHDFSSMREYLREEVVVLLTAQFITLFNQTALETMVTPITQRYLNFGELENSIMYFLCGVEVIGGFFLVRCLSARLTDRVLLVLGLIICTIACIWCLFFLGWPQGTFAVLLTELVVGVFLQVLGLPFVAVSQVSLFSKVTAERTQGFSQGLRRSVGGVATILGPLWAGGLTNNLYIMLGVMMALLSLLTIMVGLSYAYLVEPPRGCLSPQASQDECSS